Proteins encoded by one window of Haliotis asinina isolate JCU_RB_2024 chromosome 6, JCU_Hal_asi_v2, whole genome shotgun sequence:
- the LOC137288054 gene encoding lebercilin-like isoform X1 has translation MSKDDYDDYSDDFISDDEDFKSKSRNQGKQGAVYGKNKANSKSRGRGRGRGGGPPQKQSPRLDYVTQRMLSAGRIKINELRNQVEDQNTVIRELREENKLLKKTQHRHEKALTKYEDQEGDLPKLILQHNNETRTLKDQLRTMKEKYEKTDRYLRDAEDDLDRANVKLKKYKSYAENKGLPERDELNRKLSKAELDLEEKDKKIKELQRHIEHLSKNHRHELGVEIARHRETKRQLDQYLGEKDNLETKLKEKEKELEIKNIYSNRVMRAPHKLPASYGGTPLDTPPPPRRRVPSVGEMSAREKARMFEMKRREEAKKNKPKPKPKQDVFENRWNKEAEERDRLAMEEKERRDLENKYLQAREEEERRRERQRELEMQREQERQFEQEQEDLRRERQRMKRESEELERREVNRQREQREREERERKEQEERDRRERDERDRIERENRLRQELKEREEEMERQAQAERERLDNDPRVLEERRKKELLLARLKAIDDGSKENVSPVNNSPYGDDSSTPISRKSYSFSKPTENLHNGKPAYEEVSVPYLDRRKQQRAQEEDAAGYNPSFARRSSGTSSKKLGINESPSRKPNKKSALMDELFGTQSGTNKKDDDLFQTIDSRKQTTKRSSGFPWDEESKHSATASRPRENSSTLFGGGAALVEDDGPSDKSKLLPRRQRHQTSTFSSKPAVSAVDTFEDDIEEVML, from the exons ATGTCAAAGGACGACTATGATGATTACAGTGATGACTTCATCAGTGATGATGAGGACTTTAAGAGCAAGTCCAGGAACCAAGGGAAGCAAGGTG CTGTATATGGAAAGAACAAGGCCAACTCGAAATCAAGAGGTCGTGGCAGAGGTCGTGGAGGAGGACCACCACAGAAGCAGTCGCCAAGGTTGGATTATGTTACTCAACGCATGCTTTCTGCAGGTCGCATCAAGATCAATGAGCTCCGAAACCAAGTGGAAGACCAGAACACAGTGATCCGAGAATTGCGTGAAGAAAACAAGTTGTTAAAGAAGACACAACACCGTCATGAGAAGGCTTTGACAAAGTACGAGGATCAGGAGGGTGACCTTCCAAAGCTCATACTCCAGCACAACAATGAGACAAGGACACTCAAGGATCAGCTTAGAACGATGAAGGAAAAGTATGAGAAAACTGATCGCTACCTCCGAGATGCAGAGGATGACCTTGACAGAGCAAATGTCAAGTTAAAGAAGTACAAGAGTTATGCAGAGAACAAGGGGCTACCAGAACGAGATGAACTCAACCGCAAGTTGTCCAAGGCAGAATTGGACCTTGAGGAGAAGGACAAAAAGATTAAG GAACTGCAGCGACATATTGAACACCTGAGCAAGAATCACCGGCATGAACTAGGGGTGGAGATAGCCCGACACCGTGAGACCAAGAGACAGCTGGACCAATACCTGGGAGAAAAGGACAACCTGGAGACAAAACTGAAA GAGAAGGAGAAGGAACTGGAGATCAAGAACATATACAGTAACCGTGTGATGCGTGCTCCCCACAAGCTGCCTGCCTCCTACGGGGGCACACCCCTAGACACCCCTCCTCCGCCACGCAGGAGAGTGCCCTCTGTCGGAGAGATGAGTGCTAGGGAGAAGGCTCGAATGTTTGAAATGAAGCGGAGGGAAGAGGCAAAGAAG AACAAACCTAAACCTAAGCCGAAACAGGATGTCTTTGAAAACCGCTGGAACAAGGAAGCTGAGGAAAGGGATAGACTGGCAATGGAGGAGAAGGAGAGGCGAGACTTGGAGAACAAGTACCTGCAGGCTAGGGAGGAAGAAGAGAGGAGGAGAGAGCGGCAGAGAGAGTTGGAGATGCAGCGTGAACAGGAACGACAGTTCGAACAAGAACAGGAGGACCTACGGAGAGAACGTCAACGCATGAAGAGAGAGTCAGAAGAACTTGAGAGACGTGAGGTCAACAGGCAAAGAGAACAGCGTGAAagggaggagagagagaggaaggaACAGGAGGAACGAGACCGCCGCGAAAGAGATGAAAGGGACAGAATCGAGAGAGAAAATAGATTGAGACAAGAGCTTAAAGAGAGAGAAGAAGAAATGGAACGCCAGGCCCAAGCAGAGCGTGAGAGACTGGACAATGACCCTCGTGTGTTGGAGGAACGTAGGAAAAAGGAACTGCTTCTAGCCAGGTTGAAGGCTATAGATGATGGGTCAAAGGAAAATGTGAGCCCAGTTAATAACTCTCCCTATGGGGATGACAGCTCAACTCCAATAAGTAGGAAGAGTTACTCGTTTTCCAAGCCTACTGAGAATTTACATAATGGTAAGCCAGCATATGAGGAAGTGAGCGTTCCGTACTTAGACCGGAGGAAACAGCAGCGGGCCCAAGAGGAGGATGCAGCTGGGTATAACCCATCATTTGCCAGGAGGTCAAGTGGCACCTCCAGCAAGAAGTTGGGCATCAACGAATCTCCCTCCAGGAAACCCAACAAAAAGTCTGCCCTAATGGATGAACTGTTTGGAACTCAGAGTGGAACCAATAAGAAAGATGATGATCTGTTCCAAACCATAGACTCAAGAAAACAGACTACAAAGCGTTCGTCTGGTTTCCCTTGGGATGAAGAAAGTAAACATTCGGCTACTGCATCCCGGCCACGGGAGAACTCTAGCACATTGTTTGGAGGTGGTGCTGCTCTTGTAGAGGATGATGGACCCTCCGATAAATCCAAACTGTTACCACGGCGACAGAGACACCAGACCAGCACATTTAGTTCGAAGCCCGCAGTGAGCGCAGTTGACACATTTGAGGATGATATAGAGGAAGTCATGTTGTAG
- the LOC137288054 gene encoding lebercilin-like isoform X2, with product MSKDDYDDYSDDFISDDEDFKSKSRNQGKQAVYGKNKANSKSRGRGRGRGGGPPQKQSPRLDYVTQRMLSAGRIKINELRNQVEDQNTVIRELREENKLLKKTQHRHEKALTKYEDQEGDLPKLILQHNNETRTLKDQLRTMKEKYEKTDRYLRDAEDDLDRANVKLKKYKSYAENKGLPERDELNRKLSKAELDLEEKDKKIKELQRHIEHLSKNHRHELGVEIARHRETKRQLDQYLGEKDNLETKLKEKEKELEIKNIYSNRVMRAPHKLPASYGGTPLDTPPPPRRRVPSVGEMSAREKARMFEMKRREEAKKNKPKPKPKQDVFENRWNKEAEERDRLAMEEKERRDLENKYLQAREEEERRRERQRELEMQREQERQFEQEQEDLRRERQRMKRESEELERREVNRQREQREREERERKEQEERDRRERDERDRIERENRLRQELKEREEEMERQAQAERERLDNDPRVLEERRKKELLLARLKAIDDGSKENVSPVNNSPYGDDSSTPISRKSYSFSKPTENLHNGKPAYEEVSVPYLDRRKQQRAQEEDAAGYNPSFARRSSGTSSKKLGINESPSRKPNKKSALMDELFGTQSGTNKKDDDLFQTIDSRKQTTKRSSGFPWDEESKHSATASRPRENSSTLFGGGAALVEDDGPSDKSKLLPRRQRHQTSTFSSKPAVSAVDTFEDDIEEVML from the exons ATGTCAAAGGACGACTATGATGATTACAGTGATGACTTCATCAGTGATGATGAGGACTTTAAGAGCAAGTCCAGGAACCAAGGGAAGCAAG CTGTATATGGAAAGAACAAGGCCAACTCGAAATCAAGAGGTCGTGGCAGAGGTCGTGGAGGAGGACCACCACAGAAGCAGTCGCCAAGGTTGGATTATGTTACTCAACGCATGCTTTCTGCAGGTCGCATCAAGATCAATGAGCTCCGAAACCAAGTGGAAGACCAGAACACAGTGATCCGAGAATTGCGTGAAGAAAACAAGTTGTTAAAGAAGACACAACACCGTCATGAGAAGGCTTTGACAAAGTACGAGGATCAGGAGGGTGACCTTCCAAAGCTCATACTCCAGCACAACAATGAGACAAGGACACTCAAGGATCAGCTTAGAACGATGAAGGAAAAGTATGAGAAAACTGATCGCTACCTCCGAGATGCAGAGGATGACCTTGACAGAGCAAATGTCAAGTTAAAGAAGTACAAGAGTTATGCAGAGAACAAGGGGCTACCAGAACGAGATGAACTCAACCGCAAGTTGTCCAAGGCAGAATTGGACCTTGAGGAGAAGGACAAAAAGATTAAG GAACTGCAGCGACATATTGAACACCTGAGCAAGAATCACCGGCATGAACTAGGGGTGGAGATAGCCCGACACCGTGAGACCAAGAGACAGCTGGACCAATACCTGGGAGAAAAGGACAACCTGGAGACAAAACTGAAA GAGAAGGAGAAGGAACTGGAGATCAAGAACATATACAGTAACCGTGTGATGCGTGCTCCCCACAAGCTGCCTGCCTCCTACGGGGGCACACCCCTAGACACCCCTCCTCCGCCACGCAGGAGAGTGCCCTCTGTCGGAGAGATGAGTGCTAGGGAGAAGGCTCGAATGTTTGAAATGAAGCGGAGGGAAGAGGCAAAGAAG AACAAACCTAAACCTAAGCCGAAACAGGATGTCTTTGAAAACCGCTGGAACAAGGAAGCTGAGGAAAGGGATAGACTGGCAATGGAGGAGAAGGAGAGGCGAGACTTGGAGAACAAGTACCTGCAGGCTAGGGAGGAAGAAGAGAGGAGGAGAGAGCGGCAGAGAGAGTTGGAGATGCAGCGTGAACAGGAACGACAGTTCGAACAAGAACAGGAGGACCTACGGAGAGAACGTCAACGCATGAAGAGAGAGTCAGAAGAACTTGAGAGACGTGAGGTCAACAGGCAAAGAGAACAGCGTGAAagggaggagagagagaggaaggaACAGGAGGAACGAGACCGCCGCGAAAGAGATGAAAGGGACAGAATCGAGAGAGAAAATAGATTGAGACAAGAGCTTAAAGAGAGAGAAGAAGAAATGGAACGCCAGGCCCAAGCAGAGCGTGAGAGACTGGACAATGACCCTCGTGTGTTGGAGGAACGTAGGAAAAAGGAACTGCTTCTAGCCAGGTTGAAGGCTATAGATGATGGGTCAAAGGAAAATGTGAGCCCAGTTAATAACTCTCCCTATGGGGATGACAGCTCAACTCCAATAAGTAGGAAGAGTTACTCGTTTTCCAAGCCTACTGAGAATTTACATAATGGTAAGCCAGCATATGAGGAAGTGAGCGTTCCGTACTTAGACCGGAGGAAACAGCAGCGGGCCCAAGAGGAGGATGCAGCTGGGTATAACCCATCATTTGCCAGGAGGTCAAGTGGCACCTCCAGCAAGAAGTTGGGCATCAACGAATCTCCCTCCAGGAAACCCAACAAAAAGTCTGCCCTAATGGATGAACTGTTTGGAACTCAGAGTGGAACCAATAAGAAAGATGATGATCTGTTCCAAACCATAGACTCAAGAAAACAGACTACAAAGCGTTCGTCTGGTTTCCCTTGGGATGAAGAAAGTAAACATTCGGCTACTGCATCCCGGCCACGGGAGAACTCTAGCACATTGTTTGGAGGTGGTGCTGCTCTTGTAGAGGATGATGGACCCTCCGATAAATCCAAACTGTTACCACGGCGACAGAGACACCAGACCAGCACATTTAGTTCGAAGCCCGCAGTGAGCGCAGTTGACACATTTGAGGATGATATAGAGGAAGTCATGTTGTAG
- the LOC137288055 gene encoding guided entry of tail-anchored proteins factor 1-like, with product MFLMLLIFLFVVLFSILPKYSHLVAGLIGKKVFRLSNEELDLRSQVRDLKSEQESVNMADEFARYMKIQRKIDKIMGQLKQLGSSRSQRLTMLKVGIKMAIHVVHALTMLSLVLRYRNEPLLELPSSYFFPFGRIVAFPTGIPGGVGIACWVLVCSTVVFRARRLLGV from the exons ATGTTTTTGATGCTCCTGATATTTCTCTTTGTGGTTCTGTTTTCTATTTTGCCAAAGTATTCACATCTTGTTGCAGGCTTG ATTGGGAAAAAAGTGTTTAGACTGAGCAATGAGGAACTAGATCTCAGGTCACAAGTTAGGGATCTCAAGTCTGAGCAGGAGTCTGTGAATATGGCTGACGAGTTTGCACGTTACATGAAGATACAACGCAAAATTGACAAGATCATGGGGCAGCTTAAGCAGCTAG GAAGTTCAAGATCCCAGCGGCTCACCATGTTGAAAGTGGGCATCAAGATGGCCATCCATGTTGTTCAC GCTCTGACAATGTTAAGTCTGGTGTTGAGGTATCGAAATGAGCCTTTACTCGAGCTGCCATCCTCATATTTCTTCCCCTTCGGTCGAATTGTCGCCTTCCCTACCGGAattccag gtGGAGTTGGCATAGCCTGCTGGGTATTGGTCTGTAGCACTGTGGTGTTCCGGGCTCGAAGACTGTTAGGGGTGTGA